A genome region from Lactobacillus sp. ESL0791 includes the following:
- a CDS encoding MurR/RpiR family transcriptional regulator: MDFFEVIKSHVDKLNDNEYKILNYVIQNMDSISDKGIREVSSLCFVSTTTFLRFVRKLGFSGYSEFITVLKFTKLSQKNDIQQIRTSIPNHTHKYSESYLKNIEETIRVINTDKFDQIEAGLKRKPKLFFFAKALSKFAAKYINYLYTINDFIVIFPENYEERLTAYKMIEKDDLIFIFDYSGEDAELIKTIYTIKRESQGNSLISITTADNNTIQNMSDINLYYFSDEIKINNVSMTSQVSLIIIMELLLYQYLES, translated from the coding sequence ATGGACTTTTTTGAAGTAATCAAATCACATGTTGATAAATTAAATGATAACGAATATAAAATACTGAATTACGTGATTCAAAACATGGATAGCATAAGTGATAAGGGAATCCGTGAAGTATCATCATTATGTTTTGTATCGACTACTACTTTTTTGCGTTTTGTTAGGAAGTTGGGGTTTTCCGGTTATAGCGAATTTATTACGGTTTTAAAATTTACAAAGCTTTCCCAAAAAAATGATATTCAACAAATACGAACATCAATTCCCAATCACACTCATAAATACAGTGAGTCATATCTAAAAAATATTGAAGAAACCATCAGGGTGATTAACACAGACAAATTTGATCAAATAGAAGCAGGATTAAAAAGAAAGCCAAAACTATTTTTCTTTGCCAAAGCACTCAGTAAATTTGCTGCTAAATATATTAACTATTTATATACGATAAATGACTTTATTGTAATTTTCCCAGAAAACTACGAAGAACGACTTACCGCATACAAAATGATCGAAAAGGATGATTTGATTTTTATTTTTGATTACTCAGGTGAAGACGCTGAATTAATTAAAACAATTTATACTATCAAACGCGAAAGTCAAGGTAACTCTCTTATTTCAATAACTACAGCTGATAATAATACTATCCAAAATATGAGTGATATTAATTTATATTATTTTAGCGACGAAATAAAAATAAATAATGTTAGTATGACTTCTCAAGTATCTTTAATTATTATCATGGAATTGCTGCTTTATCAATATTTAGAAAGTTAG
- the aguA gene encoding agmatine deiminase — protein sequence MKKLRTLPVNDNYYPVSDWVHHKETIMMWPERADNWREGAKPAQRIFCKIATILSKYEQVTMLVSQKQYQNARQLLPSSIRVIEMSYNDIWIRDIGPTFLKNEHNNLRAVDWNFNAWGGLIDGLYFPWDFDNLVTQKLCDIYNINYYKSKLVLEGCGYQTDGKGTILAVEESVLSEGRNGRVSKQYVEKFFQNYLNAHKIIWLKRGFYMDETNGDIDNIAIFVNPKEIALAWTENHQDPMYGICHEALKILQTSTNADGQHFTIHKIPLPRPLYATQKESEGVDKVNGLLPRYTSDRLTSSYINIYMANSAILVPIFDDPQDQRALSIYQKLFPERTIIPINSRELLLGGGNLHSIILGIPD from the coding sequence TTGAAAAAATTGCGTACATTACCAGTTAACGATAATTACTACCCAGTTTCAGACTGGGTACATCACAAAGAAACAATTATGATGTGGCCTGAGAGAGCTGACAATTGGCGCGAAGGTGCCAAACCAGCACAACGCATATTTTGTAAAATTGCAACCATACTTAGTAAATATGAACAAGTCACTATGCTGGTTTCACAAAAGCAGTATCAAAATGCACGTCAATTATTACCCAGCTCAATTCGCGTTATAGAAATGAGCTACAATGATATTTGGATAAGAGATATCGGTCCAACTTTTCTTAAAAATGAGCATAACAATCTTCGAGCGGTTGATTGGAACTTTAATGCTTGGGGTGGATTAATTGACGGGCTTTATTTTCCTTGGGATTTTGATAATTTAGTTACACAAAAATTATGTGATATTTATAATATTAATTACTATAAATCAAAATTAGTTTTAGAGGGATGCGGTTATCAAACAGATGGTAAAGGAACGATTTTAGCTGTGGAAGAATCAGTATTATCAGAGGGCAGAAATGGCCGTGTGTCTAAACAATATGTAGAAAAATTTTTTCAAAATTATTTAAATGCGCATAAAATAATTTGGCTCAAACGTGGATTTTATATGGATGAAACCAATGGTGACATTGATAATATTGCTATTTTTGTCAATCCTAAAGAAATTGCACTTGCATGGACAGAAAATCATCAGGATCCAATGTATGGAATTTGTCATGAAGCACTAAAAATCTTACAAACCTCAACTAATGCTGACGGTCAACATTTTACTATCCATAAAATTCCTTTACCGCGACCCCTTTACGCCACACAAAAAGAAAGTGAAGGCGTAGACAAGGTCAACGGTTTATTGCCACGATATACCAGCGATAGGTTAACTAGCAGTTATATCAATATTTATATGGCTAATTCGGCTATTTTAGTACCGATTTTTGATGATCCACAAGATCAAAGGGCATTATCAATTTATCAGAAGTTATTTCCAGAACGAACTATTATTCCAATCAATTCACGTGAATTACTATTAGGCGGAGGAAATTTACATTCTATTATATTGGGAATCCCAGATTAG